One region of Micromonospora lupini genomic DNA includes:
- the secF gene encoding protein translocase subunit SecF: protein MAQNGLASRLYNGEAGLNVVGRRKLWFGVAGVLILIAILSVSIRGFSLGIEFAGGNSFQVPASVGTMDRAEEQVNAALAAEGGGTEVVTAQKVGGDTYELRTGQLSAEQATAVKADIAKRFGIDAGQISDNQVSEAWGSQVTSRAVLGLVIFIALVMVYLILRFEWRMAVAAVASLFTNLILTAGIYSLVGFEVTPSTIIGFLTILGFALYDVVVVFDKVQENTRGITANNNMTYGEAANLAVNQSLMRSLNTSVVALLPVGGLLFIGAGLLGAGTLKDLGLVLFVGMAVAFLTSILVATPLLALLKNYDPRIQAHNKRVQARRGALGRGEVAGKGAPTPVEGEAADTPLDPDSAALAGVAPKVGARPAGKRPTGARGGRPGGGGNRPGGAKRR from the coding sequence ATGGCTCAGAACGGTTTGGCGAGCCGCCTCTACAACGGCGAGGCCGGTCTCAACGTCGTCGGTCGTCGCAAGCTCTGGTTCGGCGTCGCCGGGGTCCTGATCCTGATCGCGATCCTGAGCGTCTCGATCCGCGGGTTCAGCCTGGGCATCGAGTTCGCCGGCGGCAACTCGTTCCAGGTGCCGGCAAGCGTCGGCACCATGGACAGGGCCGAGGAGCAGGTCAACGCGGCGCTCGCGGCCGAGGGCGGTGGCACCGAGGTGGTGACCGCGCAGAAGGTGGGTGGCGACACCTACGAGCTGCGTACCGGTCAGCTCAGCGCGGAGCAGGCCACCGCGGTCAAGGCCGACATCGCCAAGCGGTTCGGCATCGACGCGGGCCAGATCAGCGACAACCAGGTCAGCGAGGCGTGGGGCAGCCAGGTCACCTCGCGGGCCGTGCTCGGTCTGGTCATCTTCATCGCGCTGGTGATGGTCTACCTGATCCTGCGCTTCGAGTGGCGGATGGCTGTCGCCGCGGTGGCGTCGCTGTTCACGAACCTCATCCTCACCGCCGGCATCTACTCGCTTGTCGGCTTCGAGGTCACGCCGTCGACGATCATCGGCTTCCTCACGATCCTGGGCTTCGCGCTCTACGACGTGGTGGTGGTCTTCGACAAGGTGCAGGAGAACACCCGCGGCATCACGGCCAACAACAACATGACGTACGGGGAGGCGGCCAACCTGGCCGTCAACCAGAGCCTCATGCGGTCGCTGAACACCTCGGTGGTGGCCCTGCTGCCCGTCGGTGGTCTGCTCTTCATCGGCGCCGGTCTGCTCGGCGCCGGCACGCTGAAGGACCTCGGTCTGGTGCTGTTCGTCGGTATGGCGGTGGCGTTCCTGACCTCCATCCTGGTGGCGACGCCGCTGCTGGCGCTGTTGAAGAACTACGACCCCCGCATCCAGGCGCACAACAAGCGGGTGCAGGCCCGCCGTGGCGCGCTGGGCCGTGGCGAGGTCGCCGGCAAGGGCGCCCCGACCCCGGTCGAGGGCGAGGCGGCCGACACGCCGCTCGATCCCGACTCCGCCGCGCTGGCCGGCGTCGCCCCGAAGGTGGGCGCACGACCGGCGGGCAAGCGGCCGACCGGCGCCCGGGGTGGTCGCCCCGGCGGCGGCGGTAACCGGCCGGGTGGCGCCAAGCGGCGCTGA
- the secD gene encoding protein translocase subunit SecD, whose amino-acid sequence MAPPQGQMRPGRQLAVLGFIFVVLYLLVFFSGGASGSFRDRLEPKLGLDLIGGTRMTLEATNNVDGKPPTAENLEEARQIIENRVNGLGVAEAEVVTEGNRNIVISLPGENRNLDEVGSAAELRFRKVLKAADGSGTAAPPAATAAPPGSVTPSGAASAPASGSAAPKVSASASGGQGGMAPAPSASATPTPSAPASAPASAAAPSASAAPVPAGVEEQRKAVEQKVGAAAWQAASGLQAPADLSADPSLGDKLKPFSALSPQEVAILPAQMQFNVPTIGCAQLDKRPPASISDPKQQVVSCEGGASKYLLDKAKVEGTDVDDADAVLDQTNAWVVSLDFTGDGQSKWTALTREAFTNEGQACDASALGQDGKCRVAVVLDNEIVSSPEIQAVLTGNSQITGSFNQKDASALAGQLRYGALPVTFKAQESQNITATLGASHLRAGLLAAGIGMLLVIIYAFFYYRLLGSVIFLSLILSALLVFGALVVLGRQIGFTLTLAGIAGMIVSLGVAADSFVIYFERLKDEIREGRSPRSAVPRAWVRARRTIISANAITLLSAVVLYVVSVGTVKGFAFALGLATVLDLVVVFLFRHPIMTMFARTRAFLSPRVSGLGRALPARSQQAQSRNPRAKEA is encoded by the coding sequence GTGGCACCACCTCAGGGACAGATGCGACCCGGCCGGCAGCTCGCCGTGCTCGGGTTCATCTTCGTCGTCCTCTATCTTTTGGTGTTCTTCTCGGGCGGCGCCAGCGGCAGCTTCAGGGACCGGCTGGAGCCCAAGCTCGGCCTGGACCTCATCGGCGGCACCCGGATGACGCTGGAGGCGACCAACAACGTCGACGGCAAGCCACCGACTGCCGAGAACCTCGAGGAGGCCCGGCAGATCATCGAAAACCGGGTCAACGGGCTCGGTGTGGCCGAGGCCGAGGTGGTCACCGAGGGCAACCGGAACATCGTCATCTCCCTGCCCGGTGAGAACCGGAACCTCGACGAGGTGGGCAGCGCCGCCGAGCTGCGCTTCCGCAAGGTGCTCAAGGCCGCCGACGGCAGCGGGACGGCCGCGCCGCCGGCCGCCACGGCGGCCCCGCCGGGCAGCGTCACCCCGTCCGGCGCTGCCTCGGCGCCCGCGTCGGGCAGCGCCGCGCCGAAGGTGAGCGCGTCGGCCAGCGGCGGGCAGGGCGGAATGGCGCCCGCGCCGTCCGCCAGCGCCACGCCGACCCCGTCAGCTCCGGCCTCGGCTCCGGCGAGTGCCGCCGCGCCGTCCGCCAGCGCCGCGCCGGTGCCGGCGGGCGTCGAGGAGCAGCGCAAGGCCGTCGAGCAGAAGGTCGGCGCCGCCGCCTGGCAGGCCGCCAGCGGTCTGCAGGCCCCCGCCGACCTGAGCGCCGACCCGTCGCTTGGCGACAAGCTGAAGCCGTTCAGCGCGCTGTCGCCGCAGGAGGTCGCCATACTGCCGGCGCAGATGCAGTTCAACGTGCCGACGATCGGCTGCGCGCAGCTCGACAAGCGTCCCCCGGCGTCGATCTCCGACCCCAAGCAGCAGGTCGTGTCCTGCGAGGGCGGCGCCTCGAAGTACCTGCTCGACAAGGCCAAGGTCGAGGGTACCGACGTGGACGACGCCGACGCGGTGCTCGACCAGACCAACGCCTGGGTGGTCAGCCTCGACTTCACGGGTGACGGCCAGTCCAAGTGGACCGCGTTGACCCGCGAGGCGTTCACCAACGAGGGCCAGGCCTGCGACGCGAGCGCTCTCGGTCAGGACGGCAAGTGCCGCGTGGCAGTCGTGCTGGACAACGAGATCGTCTCCTCCCCGGAGATCCAGGCCGTCCTGACCGGCAACTCCCAGATCACCGGCAGCTTCAACCAGAAGGACGCCAGCGCGCTCGCCGGCCAGCTCCGCTACGGAGCGCTGCCGGTGACCTTCAAGGCACAGGAGTCGCAGAACATCACGGCGACCCTGGGCGCGAGCCACCTGCGGGCCGGTCTGCTCGCGGCAGGCATCGGCATGCTGCTTGTCATCATCTACGCGTTCTTCTACTACCGGTTGCTCGGCTCGGTGATCTTCCTGAGCCTGATCCTGTCCGCGCTGCTCGTCTTCGGCGCACTTGTGGTGCTCGGCCGGCAGATCGGCTTCACGCTCACCCTCGCCGGCATCGCCGGCATGATCGTCTCGCTAGGTGTGGCGGCGGACTCGTTCGTCATCTACTTCGAACGACTCAAGGACGAGATCCGGGAGGGGCGCAGCCCGCGCAGCGCGGTGCCCCGCGCCTGGGTCCGCGCCCGTCGGACGATCATCTCGGCCAACGCGATCACCCTGCTCTCCGCGGTGGTGCTCTACGTGGTCTCGGTCGGGACGGTCAAGGGCTTCGCGTTCGCCCTCGGCCTGGCCACGGTGCTGGACCTGGTCGTGGTCTTCCTCTTCCGGCACCCGATCATGACGATGTTCGCCCGGACCCGGGCGTTCCTGTCCCCGCGGGTCAGCGGCCTGGGCCGGGCCCTTCCGGCCCGCAGCCAGCAGGCTCAGTCCCGCAACCCGCGCGCCAAGGAGGCCTGA
- the yajC gene encoding preprotein translocase subunit YajC, with the protein MQYLAAGGGAGGFTPVLMIVLLFGVMYFMMIRPQQKRRRDAEAMQSGLGPGDEVVTIGGLYGTVTGVEDDAVLLEIAPGVQTRYARPAIARVVTRAELPSEPVTEDADTVKD; encoded by the coding sequence GTGCAATACCTTGCAGCGGGTGGTGGGGCCGGCGGCTTCACGCCGGTCCTGATGATCGTCCTGCTCTTCGGCGTCATGTACTTCATGATGATCCGTCCGCAGCAGAAGCGCCGCCGCGACGCGGAGGCCATGCAGTCCGGGCTGGGTCCGGGCGACGAGGTCGTCACCATCGGCGGGCTCTACGGCACGGTCACCGGCGTCGAGGACGACGCCGTCCTGCTCGAGATCGCTCCGGGCGTGCAGACCCGCTACGCCCGGCCGGCCATCGCCCGGGTTGTCACCCGCGCGGAGCTGCCGAGCGAGCCGGTCACCGAGGACGCGGACACCGTCAAGGACTGA
- the ruvB gene encoding Holliday junction branch migration DNA helicase RuvB has translation MSDTDGLVSAYVSDADRDAEATVRPRRLAEFIAQDRVRDQLDLLLQGAMRRGSPPDHILLSGPPGLGKTSLANIVAAELGAGIRVTSGPAIERSGDLAAILTSLAEGDVLFIDEIHRIARPAEELLYSAMEDFRVDVVVGKGPGATAIPLDVEPFTLVGATTRSGLLTGPMRDRFGFVAHLDFYAPADLETLLHRSARILGVPITADGAAEIAGRSRGTPRIANRLLRRVRDYAEVRADGVVTVGTARKALTVYDVDALGLDRLDRAVLTALVDSFRGGPVGLSTLAVAVGEQPDTVEEVCEPFLVRAGLLARTPRGRVATEAAWRHLGRTPPNGTFGMDVPSAPDLFSLDTDQP, from the coding sequence GTGAGCGATACCGACGGGCTCGTCTCGGCGTACGTCAGTGACGCCGACCGGGACGCGGAGGCGACGGTGCGGCCCCGGCGGCTGGCCGAGTTCATCGCCCAGGACCGGGTGCGCGATCAGCTCGACCTGCTGTTGCAGGGCGCCATGCGGCGGGGGTCGCCCCCGGATCACATCCTGCTCTCCGGGCCACCCGGGCTGGGTAAGACGAGTCTGGCAAACATCGTCGCCGCGGAGCTGGGCGCGGGCATCCGCGTGACAAGCGGCCCGGCGATCGAGCGGTCCGGTGACCTGGCGGCGATCCTGACCAGCCTCGCCGAGGGCGACGTGCTCTTCATCGACGAGATCCACCGGATCGCCAGGCCGGCGGAGGAGTTGCTCTACAGCGCGATGGAGGACTTCCGGGTCGACGTGGTGGTCGGCAAGGGGCCGGGGGCGACGGCGATCCCGCTGGACGTCGAGCCGTTCACCCTTGTCGGCGCGACCACCCGCTCGGGTCTGTTGACCGGGCCCATGCGGGACCGGTTCGGCTTCGTCGCGCACCTCGACTTCTACGCCCCGGCGGATCTGGAGACACTGCTGCACCGTTCGGCGCGCATCCTCGGGGTGCCGATCACCGCAGACGGCGCGGCGGAGATCGCGGGCCGGTCCCGGGGCACCCCCCGGATCGCCAACCGGCTGCTGCGCCGGGTCCGCGACTACGCGGAGGTCCGGGCCGACGGTGTGGTCACCGTGGGCACCGCCCGCAAGGCGTTGACGGTGTACGACGTCGACGCGCTGGGTCTGGACCGGCTGGACCGGGCGGTGCTGACCGCGCTTGTGGACTCGTTCCGGGGCGGCCCGGTCGGGCTGTCCACCCTCGCCGTGGCGGTGGGGGAGCAGCCGGACACCGTCGAGGAGGTCTGCGAGCCGTTCCTGGTGCGCGCCGGTCTGCTGGCCCGTACCCCGCGGGGCCGGGTGGCCACGGAGGCCGCCTGGCGGCACCTGGGGCGTACTCCACCGAATGGTACATTTGGGATGGATGTCCCGTCTGCGCCCGATCTGTTCTCCCTGGACACCGATCAGCCGTGA
- the ruvA gene encoding Holliday junction branch migration protein RuvA, with protein MIASVRGTVTATGPDLAVIEVGGVGLAVHCAPGTLAELRVGQPARLATSLVVREDSLTLYGFADDDAKALFELLQTASGVGPRLAQAVLAVHTPDAVRKAIANADTAALTRVPGIGKKGAERLVLELRDRIGPVSIGADGVGGVTGGAWPDQVRQALVGLGWTAGQADQAVAAVAETIDGPTPPVPVLLKQAIRLLGRTR; from the coding sequence ATGATCGCCAGCGTGCGCGGCACGGTGACCGCGACGGGTCCGGATCTGGCCGTGATCGAGGTCGGCGGTGTCGGCCTGGCCGTGCACTGCGCCCCCGGGACGCTCGCGGAGCTGCGGGTGGGTCAGCCGGCGCGGCTGGCCACCAGCCTGGTGGTCCGGGAGGATTCGCTGACCCTCTACGGTTTCGCCGACGACGACGCCAAGGCGCTGTTCGAGCTGCTGCAGACCGCCAGCGGGGTCGGCCCACGGCTGGCCCAGGCCGTGCTGGCCGTGCACACGCCGGACGCGGTGCGCAAGGCCATCGCGAACGCCGACACCGCCGCGCTGACCCGGGTGCCCGGGATCGGCAAGAAGGGCGCCGAGCGCCTGGTGCTGGAGTTGCGGGACCGGATCGGCCCGGTGTCGATAGGCGCCGACGGGGTGGGCGGCGTGACCGGCGGCGCCTGGCCCGATCAGGTACGGCAGGCGCTCGTCGGTCTGGGCTGGACGGCAGGTCAGGCCGACCAGGCGGTGGCCGCCGTGGCGGAGACCATCGACGGCCCCACCCCGCCCGTGCCGGTCCTGCTCAAGCAGGCCATCCGCCTGCTGGGTCGGACCCGATGA
- the ruvC gene encoding crossover junction endodeoxyribonuclease RuvC codes for MRVLGVDPGLTRCGVGVVEGVPGRPCTLIAYYVVYTDPADDLALRLLHLDRSLTKLVAEHQPESVAVERVFSQHNVRTVMGTAQASGIAVLAGARAGLPVQTYTPSEVKAAVTGSGQADKAQMTAMVTRLLRLDEPPKPADAADALALAICHVWRGGTRSKLAAAADRARRGGAR; via the coding sequence GTGCGGGTGCTGGGGGTCGACCCGGGGTTGACGCGGTGTGGGGTGGGTGTCGTCGAGGGCGTGCCCGGTCGGCCCTGCACGCTCATCGCCTACTACGTGGTCTACACCGACCCGGCCGACGACCTGGCGCTGCGCCTGCTGCACCTGGACCGGTCGCTGACCAAGCTTGTCGCCGAGCACCAGCCGGAGAGCGTCGCCGTCGAGCGGGTGTTCAGCCAGCACAACGTCCGGACGGTGATGGGCACCGCGCAGGCCAGCGGCATCGCCGTGCTGGCGGGAGCGCGGGCGGGGCTGCCGGTGCAGACGTACACGCCCAGCGAGGTGAAGGCGGCGGTGACCGGTTCCGGTCAGGCCGACAAGGCGCAGATGACCGCCATGGTGACCCGGCTGCTGCGGCTGGACGAGCCACCGAAGCCGGCCGACGCCGCCGACGCGCTCGCCCTGGCCATCTGCCACGTGTGGCGCGGCGGCACCCGTTCCAAGCTGGCCGCCGCGGCCGACCGGGCTCGACGAGGAGGAGCACGATGA
- a CDS encoding 3-hydroxybutyrate dehydrogenase, with protein MTAEPVAVPHVVQVDLAGRTALVTGGGSGIGRACALRLGAAGATVLVVDRNLEAAKAVADQAGGRAEGVDLADAAAVDALDVDVDIVVNNAGLQHVAPLQDFPVERFEYIQRVMVEAPFLLIRRALPHMYARGWGRIVNISSVHGLRASPYKAAYVSAKHALEGLSKVVALEGAAHGVTANCINPAYVRTALVESQIADQAASHGIGEAEVIEKVMLARAAIKRLIEPEEVAELLAYLCAPPAAFITGASIALDGGWTAN; from the coding sequence ATGACGGCAGAACCCGTGGCGGTCCCCCACGTCGTACAGGTCGACCTCGCTGGTCGGACCGCCCTGGTCACCGGGGGCGGCAGCGGCATCGGGCGGGCGTGTGCCCTGCGGTTGGGCGCGGCCGGCGCCACGGTGCTCGTGGTGGACCGCAACCTGGAGGCGGCCAAGGCGGTGGCCGACCAGGCCGGCGGACGCGCCGAGGGCGTGGACCTGGCCGACGCGGCGGCCGTGGACGCGCTCGACGTGGACGTGGACATCGTGGTGAACAACGCCGGGCTCCAGCATGTGGCGCCGTTGCAGGACTTCCCCGTCGAGCGCTTCGAGTACATCCAGCGGGTGATGGTGGAGGCGCCGTTCCTGCTGATCCGCCGCGCGTTGCCGCACATGTACGCCCGGGGTTGGGGCCGGATCGTCAACATCTCGTCGGTGCACGGCCTGCGCGCCTCGCCCTACAAGGCGGCCTATGTCTCGGCGAAGCACGCCCTGGAGGGGCTGTCGAAGGTGGTGGCGCTCGAGGGCGCCGCGCACGGGGTGACCGCCAACTGCATCAACCCGGCGTACGTGCGGACCGCGCTTGTGGAGAGCCAGATCGCCGACCAGGCGGCCAGCCACGGCATCGGCGAGGCCGAGGTGATCGAGAAGGTCATGCTGGCCCGTGCCGCCATCAAGCGGCTGATCGAGCCGGAGGAGGTGGCCGAGCTGTTGGCGTACCTCTGCGCGCCGCCGGCGGCCTTCATCACGGGCGCGTCGATCGCGCTCGACGGGGGCTGGACGGCCAACTAG
- a CDS encoding helix-turn-helix domain-containing protein, producing the protein MSTMSSPVEFLELLAREAAAVEFEGPLVAARAAGMPADRLAELEQAKTVALRVRALLERRRRRETELSGLYDTVSDLAGLRDLDDVLRAIVHRARNLLGADVAYMTLNDDERGDTYMRVTDGSVSARFQRLRLPMGAGLGGLVAQSGAPYVTANYGEDARFHHTGEIDAGVGEEGLVAILGVPLRLGSTSIGVLYSANRSARPFAREEVALLVSLAAHAAVAIDTARLLAETRSALAELSAANTTIRAHSSSVERAAAAHDRMTALVLRGGGVEDVAAAVTEVLGGALLALDAQGRLLARVGEIDEPDRADIVEAVAASRTEGRSVRRGPLWYAAVVAGAENLGALVLRPDDELVDADQRILERAALVTALLLLFRRTVAEAEGRVRGELLDDLIARPLRDTDALRSRARRLGVDLDAPHVLVAVGDDAIAATGSARQRVLSWATTYASARGGLAAARDGRVVLMLPGQDAGGSARAVARDLSRVTGRPVTAGASGPSTGPGTLAATFHEADRCLTALGALGRAGQGASTTELGFVGLLLGTVGDRGERDVAQFLTATVGPVVDYDARRGTALVKTLEAYFGVGGSLARAAEQLHVHVNTVTQRLERVGQLLGADWQRPERALEVQLALRLHRLRVPNA; encoded by the coding sequence ATGTCGACCATGTCGTCGCCTGTCGAGTTCCTCGAACTGCTCGCTCGCGAGGCCGCCGCGGTGGAGTTCGAGGGCCCGCTGGTGGCCGCGCGCGCCGCCGGGATGCCCGCCGACCGGCTGGCCGAGCTGGAACAGGCCAAGACTGTGGCGTTGCGGGTCCGCGCGCTGTTGGAGCGCCGCCGCCGCCGGGAGACCGAGCTGTCCGGCCTGTACGACACGGTCAGCGACCTGGCCGGGCTGCGCGACCTGGACGACGTGCTGCGGGCGATCGTGCACCGGGCCCGCAACCTGCTGGGCGCCGACGTGGCGTACATGACGCTCAACGACGACGAGCGCGGCGACACCTACATGCGGGTGACCGACGGGTCCGTGTCCGCGCGCTTCCAGCGGCTGCGGCTGCCGATGGGGGCCGGTCTCGGTGGCCTGGTGGCCCAGTCCGGCGCACCGTACGTCACGGCGAACTACGGCGAGGACGCGCGCTTCCACCACACCGGGGAGATCGACGCCGGCGTGGGCGAGGAGGGCCTGGTGGCGATCCTCGGGGTGCCGCTGCGACTCGGCTCCACCTCGATCGGAGTGCTCTACTCGGCCAACCGCTCCGCCCGGCCGTTCGCCCGCGAGGAGGTCGCGCTGCTGGTCTCCCTCGCCGCGCACGCCGCGGTGGCGATCGACACGGCCCGGCTGCTTGCCGAGACCCGCTCGGCATTGGCCGAGTTGTCGGCGGCGAACACCACCATCCGCGCGCACAGCAGCTCGGTGGAGCGGGCCGCGGCGGCGCACGACCGGATGACGGCTCTGGTGCTGCGCGGCGGCGGGGTGGAGGACGTGGCGGCCGCGGTGACCGAGGTGCTGGGAGGCGCGCTGCTGGCGCTTGACGCCCAGGGCCGCCTGCTCGCCCGGGTGGGCGAGATCGACGAACCGGACCGCGCGGACATCGTCGAGGCGGTGGCCGCTTCGCGTACGGAGGGACGCAGTGTGCGCCGCGGCCCGCTCTGGTACGCGGCGGTGGTGGCCGGCGCGGAGAACCTGGGCGCGTTGGTGCTGCGTCCCGACGACGAGTTGGTCGACGCCGACCAGCGGATCCTGGAGCGGGCCGCGCTGGTGACCGCGCTGCTGCTGCTGTTCCGCCGGACCGTGGCCGAGGCGGAGGGGCGGGTGCGTGGCGAGTTGCTCGACGACCTGATCGCCCGGCCGCTACGTGACACCGACGCGCTGCGCAGCCGGGCCCGCCGGCTCGGCGTGGACCTGGACGCGCCGCACGTGCTGGTGGCGGTGGGCGACGACGCGATCGCGGCGACCGGCTCGGCCCGGCAGCGGGTGCTCTCCTGGGCCACCACGTACGCCTCGGCACGCGGTGGTCTGGCGGCGGCGCGCGACGGTCGGGTGGTCCTGATGCTGCCCGGCCAGGATGCCGGTGGCAGCGCCCGCGCTGTCGCGCGGGACCTGTCGCGGGTGACGGGCCGGCCGGTGACCGCCGGGGCGAGCGGCCCGTCGACCGGGCCCGGGACGCTGGCCGCGACGTTCCACGAGGCGGACCGCTGTCTGACGGCGCTGGGCGCGCTGGGCCGCGCCGGTCAGGGCGCCAGCACCACGGAGCTGGGCTTCGTCGGGCTGCTGTTGGGCACGGTCGGTGACCGGGGTGAGCGGGACGTGGCCCAGTTCCTCACCGCCACGGTCGGGCCGGTGGTGGACTACGACGCCCGGCGCGGGACGGCTCTGGTGAAGACGCTTGAGGCGTACTTCGGGGTGGGCGGCAGCCTGGCCCGGGCCGCCGAGCAGTTGCATGTGCACGTCAACACGGTGACCCAGCGGCTGGAGCGGGTCGGGCAGTTGCTCGGTGCGGACTGGCAGCGGCCCGAGCGGGCGTTGGAGGTGCAGTTGGCGCTGCGCCTGCACCGCCTGCGCGTGCCGAACGCCTGA
- a CDS encoding TetR/AcrR family transcriptional regulator codes for MSDMTSTADAPRSPGRPRSIRADEAIIEATLDLLAEGSTIEALSIEAIASRAGVGKATIYRRWAGKDALLLDALRRLKGILPQPEGHSLRDDLILLVGAIGKNVDPRASKIMPCLVPEVNRSPDHFRLYQNIISPRRQLMREVLRRGISEGAFRPDIDIEVTMALLTGPMLIQRVLQWNPELNEQTLPEQVVDAVLAGILTR; via the coding sequence ATGTCCGACATGACGTCCACTGCTGATGCTCCGCGGTCGCCCGGGCGACCGCGGAGCATCCGCGCCGACGAGGCGATCATCGAGGCGACCCTCGACCTGCTCGCCGAGGGCAGCACCATCGAGGCGCTCTCGATCGAGGCGATCGCCAGCCGTGCCGGGGTCGGCAAGGCCACCATCTACCGGCGCTGGGCAGGCAAGGACGCCTTGCTGCTGGACGCGCTGCGCCGGCTCAAGGGCATCCTGCCGCAGCCCGAGGGGCACTCGCTCCGGGACGATCTGATCCTGCTGGTCGGCGCCATCGGGAAGAACGTCGACCCGCGGGCGTCGAAGATCATGCCCTGCCTGGTGCCGGAGGTGAATCGCAGCCCGGACCACTTCCGCCTGTACCAGAACATCATCTCCCCGCGCCGCCAGCTCATGCGCGAGGTGCTCCGACGGGGCATCAGCGAGGGTGCGTTCCGGCCCGACATCGACATCGAGGTGACCATGGCGTTGCTCACCGGGCCGATGCTGATCCAGCGGGTGTTGCAGTGGAACCCGGAGCTGAACGAGCAGACCCTGCCGGAGCAGGTCGTCGACGCGGTGCTGGCCGGCATCCTGACCCGCTGA
- a CDS encoding MFS transporter, which produces MELHDNTGHPRRWAILGVLVISLLVVVLDNTILNVALRTLADPVHGLGASQGELEWSINSYTLVFAGLLFTFGVLGDRAGRKRFLMIGLALFGLASLLSAYADSPAQLIAARALMGVGGAAIMPVTLSIISNVFDPRERGRAIGVWAGAVGLAVAIGPILGGTLLEHFWWGSVFLINVPVVVAGVVLVALLVPESRDPRPGRVDLLGVLLSVVGLVALSYGIIDGGEHGFDRPVAWGSILVGLAVLAWFVRHELRSEHPSLDVRLFKVPRFAAPVAIVGLVFFAAMGVMFFSSFYLQLVRDYSPLQTGLLFLPFAGAQLIFAPRSAAMVRRYGGRAVAAVGLGLTVVALAAFAFIDASTPIWVVLVVFFIQGVGMANIMPPATESIMSALPREKAGVGSAVSNTVRQVAGALGVAVLGSVLSAVYRSDVGDALTGLPAQARDAANESISGAYAAAGNLGPAAPTLISAANDAFVTAMHWAAALSAIVAALGMLVVLRWMPGRDALAPASAAPAAEPELAGTA; this is translated from the coding sequence ATGGAACTGCACGACAACACGGGACACCCGAGGAGGTGGGCGATCCTGGGGGTGCTGGTGATCAGCCTCCTCGTCGTCGTCCTCGACAACACGATCCTCAACGTCGCCCTCCGCACCCTCGCCGACCCGGTGCACGGCCTCGGTGCCAGCCAGGGCGAGCTGGAGTGGTCAATCAACTCCTACACCCTTGTCTTCGCCGGGCTGCTGTTCACCTTCGGCGTGCTCGGCGACCGCGCCGGCCGCAAGCGCTTCCTGATGATCGGGCTGGCGCTGTTCGGTCTGGCGTCACTGCTCTCCGCGTACGCGGACAGCCCCGCGCAGCTCATCGCGGCCCGCGCCCTGATGGGGGTCGGCGGCGCGGCCATCATGCCGGTGACGCTCTCGATCATCTCCAACGTGTTCGACCCGCGCGAGCGCGGCCGGGCCATCGGCGTCTGGGCCGGCGCGGTCGGCCTGGCGGTGGCGATCGGCCCGATCCTCGGCGGCACGCTGCTGGAGCACTTCTGGTGGGGCTCGGTCTTCCTGATCAACGTCCCGGTGGTCGTCGCCGGCGTGGTCCTGGTGGCGCTGCTGGTCCCCGAGTCGCGTGACCCGCGCCCCGGCCGCGTCGACCTGCTCGGCGTCCTGCTCTCCGTGGTCGGCCTGGTGGCCCTCTCCTACGGCATCATCGACGGTGGCGAGCACGGCTTCGACCGTCCGGTGGCCTGGGGCTCGATCCTGGTGGGTCTCGCCGTGCTGGCCTGGTTCGTCCGGCACGAGCTGCGCAGCGAACACCCGTCGCTGGACGTCCGGCTGTTCAAGGTGCCCCGGTTCGCCGCGCCCGTGGCGATCGTCGGCCTGGTGTTCTTCGCCGCGATGGGCGTGATGTTCTTCAGCTCGTTCTACCTGCAGCTGGTGCGCGACTACAGCCCGCTGCAGACCGGCCTGCTCTTCCTGCCCTTCGCCGGCGCGCAGCTGATCTTCGCGCCGCGCAGCGCAGCGATGGTCCGCCGCTACGGCGGCCGGGCGGTCGCCGCCGTCGGGCTGGGGCTGACCGTGGTGGCACTTGCCGCGTTCGCCTTCATCGACGCGTCCACCCCGATCTGGGTCGTGCTCGTCGTCTTCTTCATCCAGGGCGTCGGGATGGCCAACATCATGCCGCCGGCCACCGAGTCCATCATGTCGGCGCTGCCCCGCGAGAAGGCCGGCGTGGGCTCCGCGGTCAGCAACACCGTCCGCCAGGTGGCGGGCGCGCTCGGCGTGGCGGTCCTCGGCTCGGTGCTCTCCGCGGTCTACCGCAGCGACGTGGGCGACGCGCTGACCGGCCTGCCCGCGCAGGCCCGCGACGCGGCCAACGAGTCGATCTCCGGGGCGTACGCGGCGGCCGGAAATCTCGGCCCGGCGGCGCCGACGCTGATCTCGGCGGCCAACGACGCCTTCGTCACCGCCATGCACTGGGCGGCGGCGCTCTCCGCGATCGTCGCGGCCCTCGGCATGCTCGTGGTGCTGCGGTGGATGCCGGGTCGCGACGCCCTGGCTCCGGCGTCGGCGGCGCCCGCCGCCGAGCCCGAGTTGGCCGGGACGGCCTAG